In Flavobacterium lacustre, a genomic segment contains:
- a CDS encoding type I restriction enzyme HsdR N-terminal domain-containing protein yields MQKLNFPFYIFRFKNSENKVSIFDEIRKKFIILTPEEWVRQHVVQFLLEEKKYPKSLINVEKVLKVNGLRKRYDVVVFNSDGSIFILIECKAPEIKISQATFDQIARYNMTMNSEFLMVTNGLNHYFCQMDFENEKYTFLENLPNYNSQSI; encoded by the coding sequence ATGCAAAAACTGAATTTTCCATTCTATATATTTCGTTTCAAAAATAGCGAAAATAAAGTGTCTATTTTTGATGAAATCAGGAAAAAATTTATCATTCTTACTCCCGAAGAATGGGTTCGTCAGCATGTGGTTCAATTTTTATTAGAGGAAAAAAAGTATCCTAAATCGCTGATAAATGTCGAAAAAGTTTTAAAAGTCAACGGATTACGAAAAAGATACGATGTGGTTGTTTTTAATTCTGACGGCTCTATTTTCATATTAATTGAATGTAAAGCTCCCGAAATTAAAATTTCCCAAGCCACTTTTGATCAAATTGCCCGCTACAATATGACTATGAACTCAGAATTTTTGATGGTAACCAATGGTTTGAATCATTATTTTTGCCAAATGGATTTTGAAAACGAAAAGTATACTTTTCTGGAAAATCTACCTAATTATAATAGTCAGTCCATTTAG